Proteins co-encoded in one Ziziphus jujuba cultivar Dongzao chromosome 9, ASM3175591v1 genomic window:
- the LOC107427110 gene encoding uncharacterized protein LOC107427110 encodes MDFHQNHVANSPSSSSSSTSSMTTTPNPNGTGAVAASTTDDPMHSWWESISKARSRIHSLSSILDPSVSPSLSSLADSDRPALSLLSSPDAYAAVCSSLSSPLSGSGSDPLCHWLYDTFLSSDPHLRLVVHSFIPLLSGTYLSRIHSLSSDSPSLPSLAGFEAVLLALYSAETKARAGKPLVVSVPDLSQPSLYHAPLNKPNSQSPTHATQSRPSVGVLSPPLEPQIAVKSTKRACIVGVALDSYYKQISQMPAWSKHDFCLFAASWAGQDCSCQHQLDGDDGQPEIAGFSEIRSLENGKQIDDAVEEMAHLRIQQNGCGSSANGVSKGSRIPLPWELLQPALRILGHCLLAPLNSQDVKEAAGVAVRRLYARASHDLVPQAILATRSLIQLHKRARSAAMAAAAAAAATANSSSNSNTPSKAKKPEILLVSK; translated from the coding sequence ATGGACTTCCACCAGAACCACGTCGCCAATTctccctcctcctcctcctcctccacctcATCCATGACCACCACTCCTAACCCCAACGGCACCGGCGCCGTAGCAGCATCCACCACCGACGACCCCATGCACTCCTGGTGGGAATCCATCTCCAAAGCTCGCTCCCGCATCCACTCTCTCTCCTCCATTTTGGACCCTTCCGTCTCTCCCTCACTCTCCTCCCTCGCCGACTCCGACCGCCCTGCCCTCTCCCTCCTTTCCTCCCCAGACGCCTATGCCGCCGTCTGCTCCTCCCTATCGTCTCCTCTCTCCGGCTCTGGTTCCGATCCTCTTTGCCATTGGCTCTACGATACCTTCCTCTCCTCCGACCCACACCTACGACTCGTCGTTCACTCCTTCATCCCACTCCTCTCCGGTACCTACCTCTCTCGCATCCACTCCCTCTCCTCCGATTCCCCTTCTCTCCCTTCCCTCGCCGGCTTCGAAGCTGTCCTTCTGGCTCTTTACTCCGCCGAGACCAAGGCTCGAGCCGGCAAGCCCCTTGTCGTCTCAGTCCCCGACCTCTCCCAGCCCTCCCTCTATCACGCCCCTCTCAACAAGCCCAATTCTCAATCTCCCACTCACGCTACGCAATCCAGACCTTCCGTTGGTGTCCTATCGCCTCCTCTTGAGCCCCAGATCGCCGTCAAGTCCACCAAGCGAGCCTGCATCGTCGGCGTAGCCCTCGATTCCTATTACAAGCAGATCTCCCAGATGCCGGCTTGGTCCAAGCATGATTTCTGTCTGTTTGCCGCGTCCTGGGCTGGCCAGGACTGCTCTTGTCAGCATCAATTGGATGGTGATGATGGCCAACCGGAGATTGCTGGGTTTTCGGAGATTAGGAGTTTGGAAAATGGAAAACAAATCGACGATGCCGTGGAAGAGATGGCCCATTTGAGAATCCAACAGAACGGTTGTGGTAGTAGCGCTAATGGGGTTTCAAAGGGGTCGAGAATTCCCTTGCCTTGGGAGCTCCTTCAACCGGCATTGCGGATTTTGGGTCACTGTTTGTTGGCTCCACTCAATTCGCAAGATGTTAAGGAGGCTGCTGGGGTTGCAGTTAGGCGTTTGTACGCAAGGGCATCTCATGATTTGGTGCCACAGGCAATCTTGGCAACCAGAAGTCTCATTCAGCTCCATAAGAGGGCTCGTTCGGCAGCCATGGCGGCTGCGGCTGCTGCTGCTGCAACAGCCAATTCTTCTTCTAATTCAAACACACCAAGCAAAGCTAAGAAACCTGAAATCCTGTTGGTTTCGAAGTGA